Proteins encoded together in one Lathyrus oleraceus cultivar Zhongwan6 chromosome 5, CAAS_Psat_ZW6_1.0, whole genome shotgun sequence window:
- the LOC127087820 gene encoding glutamate receptor 2.8, translated as MVVKFMVTCWCLGLLLGGMAQTRNESSVVKVGAVLDISDGTVGKIGLSCINMALSDFYLSHSHYKTRIQIIVRDSHRDVVNAAAHALDLIKNEKVEAIMGPTTTMEADFVIQLGDKAHVPIVAFSAISPSLASLQSSYFFQISQTDSAQLKAITTIIQAFGWKQVVPIYVDNSFREGLIPYLTNVLQQQNIQVPYLSAISLSATDDAITQELYKIMTTIPTRVFVVHMSPTLGSKLFTIAKKIGMMGQSYVWIVTDSMANLFNPLDLDVWESMEGVVGVRTYIPRTKKLDDFRVRWKRKFMTDNPTLVDTNLNIFGIWAYDATIALAMAVEKVGYNESNNTSSNYYLPELERLGIAENGEKLREALSNTRFSGLSGDFNVSDGKLQASTYEIINVIGNGEKRVGFWTPNKGLARNLDTEDRNNNSTYSSSKNDLGTVVWPGEMNYIPKGWEIPSINGKKLRVGVPVKNGNNYTQFLKVIQDPSDNSTNATGFSIDVFKAVVEALPYGFPQYEFVAFEKPNGEMAGTYDDLIFELYHGKYDAVVGDITIIADRSNYVDFTMPYTESGVTMIVSMKDSRKKNAWAFLTPLTRQLWATTACSFVFIGFVVWVLEHRINSDFRGPPSHQIGTSLWFSFSTMVYAHREKVVSNLGRFVVVVWVFVVLIVVQSYTASLTSLLTVNQLSPTITDVNQLRKNKMNVGYLKGSFVNGILKNLKFQDSQLIAYQSAEECHELFMKGSAKGGIDAAFDEVPYVKRFLEIYSCSKYVMVEPTFKTGGFGYAFPKGSPLVADISRAILSVTQGDKMKTIENAWFKESSCQDSNTKFSSDNNLGLESFWGLFLIAWIASLSALLIFFVTFLYQHKHIWLNSDPNASIWQRIRVLVRIFDQRDLNCHNTFKKSEIKTERIVSPRDDDLGSVEAFPGTHCPPSPSSQTESSVSVYGDFSADHGSANLHSCAAYGENTEMEVVQNTNPEVEPVNNMTESVSVTSSS; from the exons CTTTGGATCTTATAAAAAATGAGAAAGTAGAAGCAATCATGGGACCAACAACAACAATGGAAGCAGATTTTGTGATTCAACTCGGAGACAAAGCTCACGTGCCCATTGTAGCATTTTCTGCAATAAGCCCTTCACTTGCATCACTTCAAAGTTCATATTTTTTCCAAATATCACAGACTGATTCAGCTCAACTGAAAGCCATCACCACAATTATTCAAGCTTTTGGTTGGAAACAAGTGGTCCCTATTTATGTTGACAATAGTTTTCGTGAAGGACTCATTCCCTATTTAACCAATGTTCTTCAACAACAGAATATTCAAGTTCCTTATCTTAGTGCAATTTCTCTTTCAGCCACAGATGATGCCATTACTCAAGAGCTTTACAAAATAATGACTACTATACCAACTAGAGTATTTGTTGTGCACATGTCACCAACTCTTGGCTCTAAACTTTTTACCATAGCTAAAAAAATTGGGATGATGGGTCAAAGCTATGTTTGGATAGTAACTGATAGTATGGCTAATTTATTCAATCCATTGGATTTAGATGTCTGGGAATCAATGGAAGGAGTAGTTGGTGTTAGGACTTATATTCCAAGAACAAAAAAGCTAGATGATTTTAGAGTTAGATGGAAAAGAAAATTCATGACTGATAATCCAACTCTTGTTGACACAAATTTGAACATTTTTGGAATATGGGCTTATGATGCAACAATTGCATTAGCAATGGCTGTTGAGAAAGTTGGTTACAATGAGAGCAACAACACATCAAGCAATTATTACTTACCTGAATTGGAAAGGCTTGGGATTGCAGAAAATGGTGAGAAATTGAGGGAAGCTTTGTCAAACACTAGATTTAGTGGTCTTAGCGGTGATTTTAATGTTTCTGATGGGAAGTTACAAGCATCAACATATGAGATAATTAATGTGATTGGTAATGGTGAAAAGAGGGTTGGATTTTGGACACCAAACAAGGGTTTGGCTAGAAATTTGGATACAGAAGACAGAAACAATAATAGTACATATTCTAGTTCTAAAAATGATCTTGGAACTGTCGTATGGCCAGGGGAGATGAACTATATTCCAAAGGGATGGGAAATTCCATCTATAAATGGGAAGAAATTAAGGGTAGGAGTTCCTGTAAAAAATGGAAATAACTACACTCAGTTTTTGAAAGTAATCCAGGATCCTAGTGACAATTCAACAAATGCCACTGGCTTCAGCATTGATGTCTTCAAAGCCGTGGTGGAAGCGTTGCCTTATGGCTTTCCGCAATACGAATTTGTTGCATTTGAAAAGCCTAATGGGGAGATGGCAGGAACATACGACGACTTAATCTTTGAACTCTATCACGGG AAGTATGATGCGGTAGTGGGGGATATAACCATCATTGCAGACAGATCCAACTATGTTGATTTCACAATGCCATACACAGAATCTGGTGTGACAATGATTGTTTCGATGAAAGACAGCAGGAAGAAAAATGCATGGGCCTTTTTGACGCCATTGACAAGGCAACTTTGGGCAACAACAGCTTGTTCATTTGTGTTCATTGGATTCGTTGTTTGGGTTCTTGAACATAGAATAAACAGCGATTTTAGGGGACCGCCCTCTCATCAAATCGGCACAAGCTTATGGTTTTCCTTCTCGACTATGGTTTATGCTCATA GAGAGAAAGTGGTGAGCAACTTGGGTAGATTTGTGGTGGTTGTATGGGTTTTTGTGGTTCTAATTGTGGTTCAAAGTTACACTGCAAGTTTGACTTCACTCTTAACAGTTAACCAATTAAGTCCAACTATTACAGATGTTAACCAACTTCGAAAGAACAAGATGAATGTTGGCTATCTCAAAGGTTCTTTTGTTAATGGAATCTTGAAGAACTTAAAATTTCAAGATTCTCAGCTCATTGCTTATCAATCAGCTGAAGAATGTCATGAGCTTTTCATGAAAGGAAGTGCAAAAGGTGGCATTGATGCTGCTTTTGATGAAGTTCCTTATGTTAAGCGCTTTCTTGAAATTTATAGTTGTTCAAAGTATGTCATGGTTGAACCAACGTTTAAAACGGGCGGTTTCGGCTAT GCATTCCCAAAAGGTTCACCTCTTGTTGCAGACATTTCAAGGGCAATCCTTAGTGTGACACAAGGAGACAAAATGAAAACAATTGAGAATGCATGGTTCAAAGAAAGTAGCTGTCAAGATTCTAATACAAAATTCTCATCTGATAACAATCTTGGACTTGAAAGCTTTTGGGGTCTATTTCTCATTGCATGGATTGCTTCCCTATCAGCACTCCTAATATTTTTTGTTACATTCCTATATCAGCACAAACATATTTGGTTAAACAGTGATCCAAATGCTTCAATATGGCAACGAATTCGAGTCTTGGTAAGGATATTTGATCAAAGAGACTTGAACTGTCACAACACATTCAAGAAAAGTGAAATTAAAACCGAAAGGATTGTTAGTCCTCGTGATGACGATTTAGGTTCAGTTGAGGCTTTTCCAGGTACACATTGTCCTCCTAGTCCATCTAGCCAAACTGAGTCAAGTGTTTCGGTTTACGGCGATTTTAGTGCCGACCATGGTAGTGCTAATCTACATAGCTGTGCAGCATATGGTGAAAACACAGAAATGGAGGTTGTACAAAATACTAATCCGGAAGTTGAACCTGTGAACAACATGACAGAATCTGTAAGTGTAACATCAAGCTCCTAA